The following DNA comes from Capsicum annuum cultivar UCD-10X-F1 chromosome 7, UCD10Xv1.1, whole genome shotgun sequence.
cctttccttttaattaaatatatttatactaaaacctttccttatttgaagtATCAGAATTAATGAAGCTAAATACCTATTTTAACCGTACAAAGAGGCCTGATATCTATATGCTAAACCTAATCTAACCGTATTAAATGTAAAATTAGGTGACCCTATATAGGTCTTTGTTATTTTAACATaatctttataataaaaaaatattcttaagcCTTTTATTATTTTACCACAATCTTTATAATAAAGGAATAGTCGTGCAATGCACGTGTGTACAAActagtgtatgtatatatatatatatatatacacccatATAAGTTGTCATAGACATAAGCGAATTCTTCCTATTTTTTTGTAGAAAATAATTAGCGTTTGAATTACcttatactattattttttttatttatatttaaatattataaaataaaaataatagacaaTCTTACCTATTTAAGTCTTAAGAGTCCTAAACTGTGACGGTTTATTTTAGTTAATGTCTACTATAAAAGCACCTAATACTTGGTTGACGTAACACCAAACCCTCCAAGTCTATTAATCAAATATGGTTAAACGTTTCAAATCACTACTTCGTTTTGACTGCTTTTCTATTGGAACAACTTCATCAAAAAAGTACTTTCCTGAGGAAATACTTGTGGAAATCCTCATCAGGTTACCTGTTAAGTCTCTTGTTCGATTCAGATGTGTATCGAAATCTTGGAAGACGTTAATCTCAGATGAATACTTTAAGGCGAAGCATTGCAATCATgcgaagaagaataaaaaaattctcattgCCCGAATGTTGTTTGATGATGTTGGTATTGGTCATTGGGATTTCAGTTGTTCTTATTACAGTTGTTGTTTATCTTCACCATTATCATCTGCTAGACCATTACAAAAGCTTGGTTGCCCATCAAACCATAATGGTTATAATAAAATATGTTGTTGTGATGGTTTGTCTCTTCTTCTGTGTCCTTCTGGTGGCTATTTACTGTGGAATCCATCCACAAATGAATCAGTACATTAGATGTACCGTTTCAGTGTTAGATGAAATGCTTTGTGTTTATTGTACTTTTTGGAGACGGAAACTTTTTAAGTTATGAGTAATGAAAGAATATGGTGTCAACGAAACTTGGACTCAATTATTTACCATACGAGGACCTCATCTATTATTAGCCAAACCATTATTTACCAtatcaaaatatatgtttgtggAGGGTGAAGTGCTACTCGGATTTTGCCATGGTGGATTTAGGACATCATCCAAAGGACCATATGAATTGTTCACTGAATATTGCGGTTTTCAACAAGTATTCGTTCTCCAACATTACTTATTTAGTATTAGAATTGGGCTGCATGGGGGTGTCATGCTACAACATTTTATTGCTATAAGTTTATTAGCTGTGGTTTCATGATGTGTTTGCTTATTTCAAAAGTAGATGAATTCAAGCCTCTCACCTCAATAAGTTCACCTTCATAGATTTGACAACTAAGTATCAGCAGCAACAATGGAAAAGTCATCCAGAGCAACGTCCACAATTTATGTCAACATGACATACTACAGCGATAAGATAAAACACCATCATCACATAGAAAATCGTGGATCCTAACATTAACAAGTTACATTTGACCAAAAGGACTTCAAAAAACAATGAAATGAAATTGGTGCTTATCAAACTACAGtcttactccctccgttccaaaaTACTTGTCACagttttcttttttgaaatcAAGCAATAACAACTTTGGACGACATTTTTTGATTGATGTGCTTTTACTTCATATCAATATGAGAGGAAAAAAAATGCAATTTATAGTTtttgaaaataccaaattaatctaatctaatttaactTTGAAAATTAGGCAAACTAACTCTAGAGAAGTAAAACTCGACAACTATTTTGGTATGTATCTTCAAAGGAATGCAGAGAAACGACACTAAAATTGTTCCTCAAAGATAAAACAGATGGATGTATTAAATAAATACCTTTAATTAGTGGAATAAGTGAagcaaaatttaatattatttcatgcgGAATTAATTCAAGTTGGATATTCcgaaataaaaataacattataatTTCGGGATATATTAATTATTCTGCAATTTATCCCTAACCAAACATGAATATAtccatcctaaaattaatttcgaAATTAGTTATCTTTCATCCCTCAAACTAAATTAACCTAAGCCTTTTTGGTACTGTTCAATCTCATCATTCTAATTTATTATGTCATTGTTGGGGCAAAAGGGAGTTGCTTAGATGGTACGCAGCGCTCGCTTTCAACTTGAAGATTGTAAATTTGAGTCATTAAATAAGCAAAAAAAGATAGAGCTCCTAGGGAGGGAAAAAAATTTGTGGAAGAAGGGCACATTGAACGGAATTACGGAATTGACATTATCATTTAACGTTCTAATTGTTGATTGTTTCTTGTGGTATCAAGGGATAGAATGGGAATTATGGGTTTTTGGGTGTAAGATCCAATGATAATGTCATTTTAGTTGGGGGGAGGCGGGGGGTGGACCATGAAATTTcaattatttgatgaaatttttggaATTAAAATGTTCATAATAAGGATTACAAAACCGAATCATCTATACATTAGGAttgcaaattttgaaattctcttGAAAAATGATTCTTGCGTAGGCAATATGCATGAtaactaagttgctcggactctccaaaaaatGTTACCGCAtccgtgtcggatcctccaaaaatgcactagtTTTGAAGGATTCAACATGTAcccgatgacatttttgaagagttcgagcaacatagcttGATGATACCAAATTACTAACTGTAGTATAATGTGTTCTAATACATTCTAATTTGTGTTTATGACTTGCTGTGTGTTGCCAACAAAGCTCAAGTGGCCAAGAGTCTAGGTACTTTAACCAAGATTTTGAGTTATACTTTTAACAAATAGAGGTTCTACATGCTGCTTGTCTATTGTTTGGATGGTAATTAATTGTTGTAGCGCGATACGATACATTATGAAATGATATgcaacaaccatccaaacaagccGTATCAGCTTAAtcattttttattactttgttGATTTATGCTATATTGCAAGATATGTTATAGTTCCCCCATGGGGTTTGGTCTGGCGGTAAGAGTGCTAACTAGTGATGTATGAATTAGGTGCACATCACGAGTTCGAATGTATAAtcatgttatagacatatattaGTATGATAGTGAAGTGTAGAAGTTAACTAATATACaccgatagcataaataaatctTGCATTATGACATCACTTACAAACCAATTATAGGTAACTTTAATAACAAGCATGCGTTATTGACAGCACgcaaaaatgataaaaaacaGAATGATGTGGCTTGTGAGGGATTTCACGTTGATCGTCTCCTAGTGTTGTCtaaattatacataaatatttttgaaatatctttTCTGCATGCTTACTAGATAAtacctaaaaataaataaaaaaatcatacttaattttagaaaaataagcgattttcttattattttttgatgttcGGTAATATATATGCACCCATAAGTTGTCATAGACAAAAGTAAATCCTTCCTATTTTTGGTAGAAAATAATTTAGAGTCCGAATTACCTTATACTACTATTAccttatttatatttaaatattaaaaaaaaaaaattgaaaatcttaccTATTATAAGTCTTAAAAGAGTCCttatatattatgtaaaataCTCATTCCAATGACGATGTATAGTAGATATATATAATGTCTACTATAAAAACACCTAATAGTTGGTCGACATAACACCAAAACCTCAAGTCTAATAAATTTTCTTCTGTGGATGTCTGATTCCACATTGTAAAAGGTTTCTCTCTAACCATGTtcggtaatatatatatatacacccatAAGTTGTTATAGACATAAGCAAATCCTTCCTATTTTTGGTATAAAATAATTTAGAGTCCGAATTACCTTATATTAAATAGACTTTCAAATTTTTCCTCCAAGAAAGGAATAAACCAACATAGAAGAGATTTCTATATTTTACTGaactttcaggaaaagtaaaagctATTATAGTGATCATTTATTGTGGAATCCATCCACAAATGAATCAGTACAACTTCCTAATCATGAGTTTTCAGATGCAACACATATCACTTACGGATTAGGATATGACTCGATTAGTGATGACTATAAGATTATAATCATGCCTCTTATTCGAAGctataagaaaaatatgaaaagaaaagtttCTGCCTACGGCTACATGCCCCTATTCTCACCTGAGAAGTCATTAGGAATTATCCTAATTTTTAATcgacttatttttctagaaaaatatttaaatcagccaaataaaactgaaaaatattttcgaaaaAAAATGTTTTacccataccaaacacacccataagGCCATAATTATGATTTAAGAATTGCAGTAGTTGCTTTTAATTTACTTACATTACTACGTACCCCCATATGGGAAACCAAGTTGCTGGGATGTTGGGACCATCATAGTACATAAACCTAGTATTTTATAAAAACAAGTACATATATAATAATTAGACAAGTGGATATAATGGCGATTAAATCAAAGTTTGAAGTTTCTACATCATAGTTTATGTAAATATTACTATTGGCTAAAAGTCATTAGGTGAGTCAACGACTCATTATGTTTCCTATCCAGCTAAGCATATGAAATGTAGGGGTGTGAAAAAACTGAAATGACCGATAAAttaaatcgataaaaatgttattgggtaattgatattgggttattgggttaagggtttcttattgattttataaaaaattttattgggtaaacggttcgatTTCGATTTTAGCTTAATTGGTTATCgattaaaccgataacccaataagaatatactaaattattgttttatatccctatttatgttatatataaatctctctctctatatatatatgtatatgtatatatattatatgcattacttattcacaattcagtgattcacaaagtattaacctattcagggcaacaaaggcacaatataaaactcggctattatcgtattgaaaagcTTAAAGCATTTATaacttccaacaattaggatttaattttttcctaactaacattcagttcaagtttgaagattcttgtaaactaaaatgcattgagtaggattttggcggtaactaaaatttcatttttttatgttagttgttactatttctattctataagtattttcttattggttaaaccaaaaaccgaaccgttaaggaccaaaaaccgataaaccgaaaccgataagaaaaaatcttattggttggttattgattttacatatttaaaaatcgaaaaccgataaGCCGAACCAATAACATataaaaccaaaccgaaccgaccgatgcacacccctaatgaAATGCGTTTTTTTTCATCCGATGTTCGGTAACCGCATTGGAGTCCGAATTCGCGCCgcgtagggccccattcgggggaGCACTCCCtaccaagaattttttcatactCAGGGCTCGAATccgagacctctggttaagggaggAGCAGCTCCATCCGCTGCATCACATCCTTTGTGGTAATATAATGCGCATTATGTATTGAATTACACTTTCTTAATAGATGAGCTAAGAATTCATGCGaaacaaaaaaatcatgaaaaatactaaTGGAGTAATAATTTTTATGgagtaataatttttttgtatcatGCGAAAAGCTTGTTTGGATTTAATTAATCTCCCATATAAGTTTACCTTTTCCCATCACCCAACCCGGAGACGGACCCGAGGGAACCACagtcagtggcggagccagaattttcaccgaggggttcaaaatcgaaaaacATAGGCACAGgaactaatcgaagggggttcaacatcaattatatatacataaaaaagaattttcactatatagaaatagtataatttttcgctgaagggggttcggatgaaccccctaatTATAAGGTGGCTCTGCCACTGACCTCAGTATGAAAAATGTCACGTCTCGTCCTAAGGCTCACCTTTCATTGTGGGTTATAAGGCGGGCAACTTTATCCAAATAAGGGTCAGGGCAAAAGGATCATGATACTATCCAAATGCGAAGAACCTCAGACGCAACTGCAATGAACACAAATCTCACTAACAGATCTAAACTAAGAGCAAATATTCAAACGTGAGAGAAAAAGATCACCCAACGAATGGGCCGACTCAAGTATTTGGGGAGGGAGGTAAGAATCATGCTTTTAGAgacttaacccaacccgattcAAATCTTATCTGaacttaaaaataaactaagtcgtACCAATaaacatggcattattttttatatttcatcttttttttttttgtaacacaCATAAATATTTTATCCCAAGCCATCGCGTTTTAGATATTTCAGTTCCACCGGTACATAAGAATCTTCTACAAGTCGTCTCAATCACATCAATGATCTTCATAGGCAGCAGGAAGATTCCaaaccaaaaaattaaacaattacTCACACTGTTTTGATTTGTTTGATCTAATTTGACGTGACATAGATttcaagaaagtaaataaatttttaatatatatcatataaatttaaattaaagatatatcgAATTTGTCAAAATATTCTActataattttgtgattttaaactaTCATGCTGAAAATTGTAACTAACTATCAAAAAAGGAaaggattattttaaaaaaaaatgataaatataggTCAAATAAATTAAATCGGAGTAAATATTATCTCTcttatttttcaatatattttatcCTACCTGTCTCTAGTGACAGCAAATTAACTAACAATGTCTAGAAGACCTAGGAGttgattttgttttttaattggcGTTGTTAGTGGTTTAATTAATTTCCTTAAAAAAGTATAGTGGtagtaatattattatcttttgaagcaaaaaataaaataaaatagcaagTAGTACTATACTATATAATATATGATCACCGTATTTGTATTGGAAATACCATCacctatatatagagagagaccTAAATGTCCAGTCTCATTATTTACAAATCCTTCATTATCATTTTTGTACCTGTAAACTAAACTCCATTTAATCATAGGAACATGAAGGTAATTATTAATTCCTTAAATTGTGTAATTTTTATCCCTTAATTCCTTTTTTGTCTATTTTAAGTTTCTAATTTATCATTAATAACATTTAGGAAAAGATTGTGATCGATATCAGTACTCTCAGCAATGATAACTGTATATCAAAGGCAATGGAGATTGCTGTAAAATGTGCAGGTATTTTATGCCTATTCGCGCttaatattttccaagaaaatgtTTTTCTATACCTATTTGTTGATATTATACGCTTTCAGGCGTACATCggtcggtttggttcgattttatgtattattgattttgtttatCGGTTATCAGTTTTTTAATATGCTAAactaataaccaaaccaataagatattttttatcggtttttagtccttaatggtTCGACTTTCGGTTTATTTTCGATTTTCAGtttaatcaataagaaaatatgcataatagtaatagtagcaactaacaagaaaagaaacaaaatcttAGTTGCTGCAAAAAtactacatgatgtgttttattttacaagaatcttcaagcttgaataggTTTTCGAAAAATTAAACAGGTTTGtagaaatgaaagagaaaaatagagtaggttatatatatatatatatatatataatccaataagaaaaaatcgaaaccgaaccaataacccaataaattttttttataaaaccattaaaaaaaccCTTAATCCAATAACCCACTaccaataaatcaataacatttttatcggttcggtttattggtcggttcgatttttgctcACCGGTGTGCAATACGTACCTCTACTTCTCTTTGGTTGATCATGTATAATAATGTTATATTTATTCACTCTGATACGTTTTTAAATCCTACTCGTCTTCCAATATTAACTGTATTTGCCTTTCTGAAATTCTAAATTTGCCTCTGATACGTTTGCACAGGAGTACTCTCAGTGAATTCAGATAAGGAAAAAGGACATTTagtggtaattggaattggtgtAGATTTTTTCAAGTTGATGAAATGCATAAAGAAGAAATTTAGGTGTGCTCATATTGTGAGTGTGGAAGAAGTAAAACCCGAAAAGAAACCCGACCCGAAACCAATTTGCTATCCAAACCCATGTGTGCAGTATTATCCAGTATGCCAACCCGTTTATGAGTCTCATGGTCCAAATTGCACCACTATGTAAAAGACAccctataattttaatttattgtattgtattattaaaTCTGTCATTATATATGTAACAATTAATTTGGTGTGGTGGAACATatgttatttctctttttttatttttttttcctattataCTTTGTTGGTGGTGATTGGTAATTGTGATGGATGATGGCAGTAGCTAATGATAGACTAATAAAGGCAGTTTTAGTAATAAATTATAGTTGTAGTGGTAATTAGGGTTGATAGGGTTGATTAATTATGGTGATTGTCGATTATAATGATCGTGGCTCACCGCActagtgtgtgtatgtgtgtgtatatatatatcaaagaaaAATTGTTGAAGCAATTGCATGTAGCAGTACTACGAAAATTAAATTAGTGTATAGAAAATACAGAAGGAGATGAAGATGGAGATCTGTAGCAAAAGGAGATTGAAATATATatccttcttatttttttatagaaaataattaGAGTCCATATTATCTTATATtgctattttcttatttatatttaaatattaaaaaataaaataatagagaatcTTACCTATCATAATACTTGGTTTACATAACATGCAccaaaccctaatacttggttgACATTAACACCAAACCCTCAAGTCTAATAATCAGAGCAAACAGAGAAAAGGGGAAGCTTTAAAGATTGGGAAAAGATGGTTAAACTAATTTTCAAATCACTACTTGAAATTATTAATGACCTTTTCTATTGGAATTTTTTTGACCTTTTCCATTGGAACAACTTCAtcaaaaaagaagttgaaaatcaacttcGTCCCTGAGGAATATCAAAAAAGAAGTTGGAAATCAACTTCCCTGAGGAAATAATTATGGACGTCCTCTTCAGGTTA
Coding sequences within:
- the LOC124885921 gene encoding putative F-box protein At3g25460 — its product is MVKRFKSLLRFDCFSIGTTSSKKYFPEEILVEILIRLPVKSLVRFRCVSKSWKTLISDEYFKAKHCNHAKKNKKILIARMLFDDVGIGHWDFSCSYYSCCLSSPLSSARPLQKLGCPSNHNGYNKICCCDGLSLLLCPSGGYLLWNPSTNESVH
- the LOC107877434 gene encoding uncharacterized protein LOC107877434; its protein translation is MKEKIVIDISTLSNDNCISKAMEIAVKCAGVLSVNSDKEKGHLVVIGIGVDFFKLMKCIKKKFRCAHIVSVEEVKPEKKPDPKPICYPNPCVQYYPVCQPVYESHGPNCTTM